GATGGTCTTCATCTTGAAGTCGACACCTGGGATTGGAATGGGGAGTGGTGTCCTGCTGTTTCCCTTTACAGGAGATGCTGTCACTGGGGGCCCTCTGGTGCCCTCACCCCTCCTGACCCACCCCACACCCCACCATGGCCTGGTGCTGGTCCCCACACCCCGTGCCGGGCCTTGCAGGAGGCCCCGGTGCCAGGGGCCGATCCTGCTACTCCCAGTTCCCTGGTGCTGCGGCCGTCCAGTTCTCCCAGTTCCCTGGTGCTGCGGCTGTCCAGTTCTCCCAGTTCCCTGGTGCTGCGGCTGTCCAGTTCTCCCAGTTCCCTAGTGCTGTGGCTGTCCAGTTCTCCCAGTTCCCCAGTGCTACGGCTTCTCggtgctgtggctgcccaaTGCTTTCAGTTCCCGGTTGCATGCTGCTCCCGGTTCCCCTGTGCCAGAGGTGCCTGATCCTCCCGGTTCTCCTATATCCAGGACTTCCTGGCTCCCTGATGCTCCCGGTTCCCTGGAGCCGTGGGTCTCCAGAGCCCCCGCTTTACCAGTTTTCCTATGCTGCAGCTTCCCGGTGGTCTCGGCTTGTGGATGCCCACAGTTTTACCGTTTCCCGACGCCCACGACTTCCCGGTTCCCCGGTGCTGCGACTCTCGATGCTCCTCGTTCCCCAATGCCCACAGATTTCCCTCTCCCCGGTGCCCGGTTTTCCCGCTCTCTCGTTACCTTTTTCCCCATGTTCCTAGTgttgcagctcttcagtgccCACGGTTAACCCTTTCCCGGTGCTCGCGGTTTTCCCGTGCCCTCCACTCCCCGGTTCCCCGGTTCCCACGACTCCCGGGTGCCCCGGTTTCCCGTTTCCCCGATCCTGTGGCTTCCCAGTTCCTCGGTAGTCCCGGTTCCCCGATGCCCACGTTTTTCCCGTTCCCTGGGTTCCCTTTTCTCGGTTGCTGTGTCTCCCGGTTCTCCAGTTCCCACGGTTTTCTTGCTCCCCGGTTGCCCATTTTCCCGTTTCCCCGGTGCTGCGGCTTCCCAGTACTCACGGTTTCCTGGTGCCCTCGGCTCCCCGTTTCCCCGGTTTCCCTTTTCCCCGGTaatgctgctcccagtgctcccggTTACCCGGTGCTGCGCCTCCCCATTGCTCCCGATTCCTTGATGCTCCCGGTTTCACGTTTCCCCGGTGCCGCGGCTCCCCGTTTCCCCGGTGTTCCCAGTCCTCTGGCTTCCCGTTTCCACGGTGCTGCGGCTCCCAGTCTTCCCGGTTGCCCGGTTCCCCGATGCTCCCGTTTCCCCGGTGCTGCGCCTCCCCACTGCTCCCGCTTCCCCGATGCTCCCGGTTCCCCGTttccccgctcccgccgccgcggccgccgtGCGCTGCCGGTGCCGGTACCGATGGTGGAGATGTGGGCGGGGTGGAACTGGTTGTCGGTGAACCGGCAGAGCAGGCAGGTCTTGCCCACGCCCGAGtccccgagcagcagcagccggaACAGCACGTCGTACTGCTTGGCCATGGCGGgcccgggccgccgccgccgccacaCCGGGGCCGCTCCGGGGCCGCGAgctgcgccgccgccgcgccgggccgggctggcACCGGGGGATGCaccggggcggggcggggcgggggcggcggccgcgggaggGGGCACCGGGAGGGGAAACGAGGGGGGCGACGCCGGGGATGGACCGGGGGATGCACCGGGGAGCGGGGAGGGAACACCGGGGATACACCGGGAGATGCTGCGGGGAATTGGGCGGCGACGCGGGGGATGgactgagagcagagctggggagaacGGGGGGATGGAGCCAGGAATGCACCGTAGGATGTGTTGGGGATGCTCGGGAAAACTGGAGGTGGGAGGCAGGGGATGTACCGGGGGAGCAGCGGGGActctgggggctctgggagcaCCAGGGATGTACCCGGGATTGCTCTGGGGGCATTGGGAACGTGACAAAGGGGTGCAGCAGGGGACACTGCAGTGTCACAGAGCTGCACCAGAGGAACGAGTGATACTTAGGAAGGATGGGATGGCACCCAGCAGGACCTGGACAAGGGTGGGTTGTCCAGGTTTTCCTGTCCAGGGACAAGGTTCCCATGGGAACCTCGTGGGGGTAAACAAGGCCATGGACAGGGCTGGCACATGGGTCAGGACAGCTCCCCAGATAAGTGCAGGATgatgggatggagagcagcccagaTGAGAGGAATCTGGGGAGATGAGAGGCTGGATATGACCTGCCAAGgtgtgctggcagccctggaaaGCCACCCAtctcctgggctgtgccactGGCAGCATGGGCAACGGGTGAGGAGGGAGATtgtcctcctctgctccacGCAGGTGAAACCCCACATGGAGCACTGTGTCCAGCCCTGGGGTCCTTGTCAtgggaaggacagggagctgctggagcaagtccagaggaggccacagaaaTCCTCCAAGGGCTGAgaacaggctgggagagctgggattgctcggcctggagaagagaaggctccagggagagttAAAGCCCATTCCGGTTCCTACaggggctccaagagagatggagagggacttgggatgAGGGCAtggaatgacaggacaagggggaatgccTCCAAAGTGGAAAAGGGAGGTGTAGATTggatatttggaagaaattctttacagtgagagtggtgaggcactggagtggatttcccagggaagctgtggccaCCCCATCCatggcagtgtccaaggccaggctggacaaggcttggagcaacccgGTCTAGTGGAAGGTCTCCCTGCTCACGGCAcagggtggaactggatgggttTTCAGGTTCTTATCAACCCAACCCACAGTGGGTTCTACCATGATGCAATAAATGACGTCACATCACGATGACGCAGAGCCCACGGGAGTGGCTCCTCCGCGCACGCGCGCCGGGGCTGGGCGTGCCCAAGAAGGAAGGAGGCGTGGTCAGCCGTGAAGGGGCGTGTCCCAGCGTTGTGGGCGTGGCACGGTGGGCGTGGCCAGGAGCGCGGCCGCGCGTCCCCTCCCGGCCGCCGTCgcccgctgcccccgcggcCGCAGCATGGCGGGAGCGGCCCCTggccccggcgggcggcggcggctgcgggacGATGGGCTGCGGACCTGCACCTCCGCCGAGCAGGTGCCGGGGGGCTGCACTGGGGGGCGTGGGGTGCCGGGCTGCCGTGGGGCTGGGCTTTGGGGTGCCGTGGAACTGGGGTTTAGGGTGCCGGGCTGCCGTGGGGCTGGGCTTcgggctgctctgggatggggcTCAGGGGTGCCGTGGGATTGGATGATCCCTATCCCAGGATCCGCGCGCGACTACTGTCCCCACACCCCCTGTGACAACAGCCCAGCAGTGACCAGCGTTTCAGGGGGCCCGGCGGTGCTGCCGCCCGCCCGCCACGGCAGCTTCGGCGGGACACGTcccccagagccagctgagGGAGGGTGAGGACTCCCGGGGCAGCCAGACtctcccctctgtccctctaTCCTGACCCggcccctggcagctcccctgAGTGCTGGGACGGGGTAAAAAGTGACTCCGGGTTTCCCAATCCATGGGGTTCTTCTTGCTCAATTGTGCCCTGGCAGGACACAGTGCCATGAATGCAGGTCCCCGTGTGGCCCCTCCTCACCCCTGAGGCTGATCCCGGGTATTTCCTTGAGGATTACCGTGGCTTAGAGTGTCCAAGTCCCCAGTTATCCCAGCGTGAGCGGGAGGAGAGTGTTTTCTTTGACAGTCTTGCGCTGAGCCGAACTCAAGCTGGATTTGTAAAGCAGCACGGGATGGTGCTGGATTCTGGCATAATTTGGGGCACAAAGCTCCTGGGAATTCCTACTTTGGTTTTTTACTGGGTGAGACGGGGCTGTGAATCAGATGGGGTAGGAGTTGCGGGGCTCAGGGGGGGTCACGTTTGTGGTGTGTGGAGCCTCTTCCCAGAGCTCACCCTAGtctttattcccatttttcctgacAAGTCCAAGGTGGAGGACATCGTGCAGGAGGTCTATGATGCCTACAAGACAAACCATCACTCCTCACAGTGAGTATCAGAACTCCCAATAACCATAAATAACTCCCATCCCAAAAGACCCATTGACCCCAGTCGGTGCTGCAGGAGGATTCTGCCCCTCCTGCCACTGTCCCCCTGCTTTTTCAGGCCACCCTGCCTGCTCATCCTGTCCTCTCTGTATTCCAGGTATGTCCTGCAGCGGGAGAAGCACTTCCATTACCTGAAGAGAGGTCTGCGGCAGCTCACTGAAGCCTATGAGGTACCGGGAATGCTGGACGTGCCACCTGGAGCCACTGCCTGGGGGGATCCCCTCGCCCTGGGGCTGTCACCAGGGCTGTTTGTTGCCGGGGGTTTGCCAGCCCCAGAGCGGACACAGCATTCCCTGTGTGCCCACGCTCATCCCAGCGATGCTCTGGGGGTTCTCCTGGCTGTCTCCTcactcctgcctgctcctgccgTGTCCGGTGCCATTCCTTGACtatcccctctgtccctgcagtgtctgGATGCCAGCCGCCCCTGGCTCTGCTACTGGAtcctgcacagcctggagctgctggatgagcCCATTCCCGATTCGGTGGCCTCTGAGTAagtggggagagctggggggaCCCCACCACGGCCCCTGTCGCTGCCGGCCACCCGCGTGACTCCGGAGGTGCCacctcccgctgtccccagagcaAAGGAGTGCTTTGTCTCCCTGCCACCGTCAATGCCGCCCATTCTTCCGGCGGCTTCCTCGTGACGACGGAGCTGGGAGGGTGACACCCCCGGCTTCGGCCTCGGGGGGGGATTCACGAGGCTGGGAGGGGATGCATCACCCCAGCGGGGTGACACAGGTGACGCTGAACCCCTTCCCCACCTTCCTGCAGCGTCTGCCAATTCCTGAGGCGGTGCCAGAGCCCCcagggaggatttggggggggtCCCGGCCAACACCCCCACCTCGCCCCCACCTACGCCGCTGTCAACGCGCTCTGCATCATCGGCACCGAGGAGGCCTTCGGCGTCATCGACAGGTCCGGGGGCCGGGAGAGGCTGGGTGGGAGGTGGGGTGCGTGTCCCCCCTCTCACAGCCgctggctcctgcaggaagAAGCTCTTGGAATACCTGCACTCGCTGAAGCAGCCGGATGGCTCCTTCCTCATGCACGTGGGTGGAGAGGTGGATGTCAGGTGGGTGAGGGCTGCGGGGGGAGGCTGGTTTGGAGGGCCTGGGCATTTTGGGGAGCCGGCGCTGGAAGCAGATGCTGTGGTGGGGAGCTGGTGCCGTTTTGGGGATTCggtgctgggagctggtgaTGTTTGGGACCAGTATCATTTTGGGGAGCTGATGCTATGGTGGGAACCACTGCTAATTTGGGGTACAGTTTTGGACAGTCAGTGTGTGTTGTTTTGGGAAGCAAGTGCTGAGAGCTGGTGCCGTTCTGAGGAGTCAGTGCTGTGGCAGGGTACAGTGTTGTGGACCCAGTTGTGTGTTGGGGAGCTGGTGGTGTTTTGGGGAGTGGTTGGTGCCGCACTGGAGTACCAGTGCTGTTTGGAGGAGCTGGTACAGTGGTGGGGAGCCTGTGCCATGGGGAAATGTAGTTTTGGGGAGCCAATGCTCTTTTGGTGTGCtggtgccatggcaggggaccAGTGACATGAGCTACTGCCATCGCAGGGAGCCAGTGCTGGATCAGGGACCTTGTGCCGTTTTGGGGAGCCAGTGTAATTTTAGAGAGCTGGTGCCACTTTGGGGTGCCAGTGCCACATCCCTGAGCACCTATCTCCTGAATCTCTGGGCACCCTTGTCCCGCAGGAGCGCCTACTGCGCCGCCTCAGTGGCCTCGCTGACCAACATCCTGACGCCCGCGCTCTTCGCTGGGACAGCCGAGTGGATTGCCAGGTGAGAtctggggacaggtgagggacaggggaTGACATTCCCAGCGTCCCTGCCGCCCTGACCCTGCTCCCACAGGTGCCAGAACTGGGAGGGTGGGATCGGTGGCGTGCCGGGCATGGAGGCGCACGGCGGCTACACTTTCTGTGGCATGGCCGCGCTTGTCATCCTCAAGCAGGAGCATCTGCTGAACCTCCGGAGCCTGCTGGTGAGTGACCCCTCTCCGGGATACCGGGGCTCTCATCCTGCCGGGGATCTTTGGTCCCACACTGGTTCCCATCaccctgcagcactgggtgaCCGGGCGGCAGATGCGCTTCGAGGGCGGATTCCAGGGCCGCTGCAACAAGCTGGTGGATGGGTGCTACTCCTTTTGGCAAGCCgggctcctgcccctgctccatcGGGCACTCCACGCCAGGGGTGAGTTGCCACAGGCTTCCTCTGTCCCCAGAATGGCGTCTGGAGGGATTTGACACCTTCTGTGGTGTTTCTCCTCTGGGTTTCTCCTCCAGGCGATCCAGCGCTGAGCATGGCACACTGGATGTTCGaccagctggcactgcaggaatacatcctcctgtgctgccagtgcccagctggcGGGCTGCTGGATAAGCCAGGAAAGTGAGTGCGAGGGGAAacacagggctgcctggcaTCAGGGATGCCCAGGTGCCCCCTCAGCATCCCAGTATCTCCTTGCATGCAGATCCCGGGATTTCTACCACACCTGCTACTGCTTGAGTGGGTTGGCCATTGCACAGCACTTCGGAAGTGGAGATCTCCACAATGAGGTGGTCCTGGGGATCCCTGAGAATTGCCTGGTAAGTGCTACGCGttgctggggagagcagggatgagcTTCCAGCGCTCCACAGCACTGAGAAAGGCAGATCCAATGGAAGTGAAAAGAGCTGgggttcagcctggggaagagaaggcttcagggaga
This region of Motacilla alba alba isolate MOTALB_02 chromosome 5, Motacilla_alba_V1.0_pri, whole genome shotgun sequence genomic DNA includes:
- the LOC119701363 gene encoding protein farnesyltransferase subunit beta-like isoform X2, which codes for MAGAAPGPGGRRRLRDDGLRTCTSAEQSKVEDIVQEVYDAYKTNHHSSQYVLQREKHFHYLKRGLRQLTEAYECLDASRPWLCYWILHSLELLDEPIPDSVASDVCQFLRRCQSPQGGFGGGPGQHPHLAPTYAAVNALCIIGTEEAFGVIDRKKLLEYLHSLKQPDGSFLMHVGGEVDVRSAYCAASVASLTNILTPALFAGTAEWIARCQNWEGGIGGVPGMEAHGGYTFCGMAALVILKQEHLLNLRSLLHWVTGRQMRFEGGFQGRCNKLVDGCYSFWQAGLLPLLHRALHARGDPALSMAHWMFDQLALQEYILLCCQCPAGGLLDKPGKSRDFYHTCYCLSGLAIAQHFGSGDLHNEVVLGIPENCLQATHPVYNIAPEKVARAVMHFLQYPVPSLDPAPAAE
- the LOC119701363 gene encoding protein farnesyltransferase subunit beta-like isoform X1, whose product is MQVPVWPLLTPEADPGYFLEDYRGLECPSPQLSQREREESVFFDSLALSRTQAGFVKQHGMVLDSGIIWGTKLLGIPTLVFYWSKVEDIVQEVYDAYKTNHHSSQYVLQREKHFHYLKRGLRQLTEAYECLDASRPWLCYWILHSLELLDEPIPDSVASDVCQFLRRCQSPQGGFGGGPGQHPHLAPTYAAVNALCIIGTEEAFGVIDRKKLLEYLHSLKQPDGSFLMHVGGEVDVRSAYCAASVASLTNILTPALFAGTAEWIARCQNWEGGIGGVPGMEAHGGYTFCGMAALVILKQEHLLNLRSLLHWVTGRQMRFEGGFQGRCNKLVDGCYSFWQAGLLPLLHRALHARGDPALSMAHWMFDQLALQEYILLCCQCPAGGLLDKPGKSRDFYHTCYCLSGLAIAQHFGSGDLHNEVVLGIPENCLQATHPVYNIAPEKVARAVMHFLQYPVPSLDPAPAAE